The genomic segment TCGCCCAGTAGGCCTCGATCTGCTTGACCAGTTCGGCCGGCAGCGGCACGTAGTGCAGCTCGTTGGCCTGGGCCTGGCCGTTCTCGAAGGCCCACTTGAAGAAGGCCAGGGTGTCCTGGTTGCGCTTGGCGTCCTTCGGCTGCTTCTGCATCAGCATGAAGTTGGTGGCGGTGATCGGCCACGCCTGGTCGCCCGGGGCATTGGTGATGACCAGGTTGAAGTCCTTGGCGCTGGCCCAGTCGGCGCTGGCGGCCGCGGCGGCGAAGGTCTCCGCGCTCGGCTCGACCCAGTTGCCGGCCGCGTTCTGCATGGCGGTGTACGGCATGCCGTTCTGCAGCGCGTAGGCCAGTTCGACGTAGCCGATCGAACCCTTGATCTGCTTCACGTAGGACGCGACGCCTTCATTGCCCTTGCCACCCACGCCGTCCGGCCACTGCACCGAGGTGCCTTCGCCGACCTTGGCCTTCCAGTCCGGGCTGACCTTGGACAGGTAGTTGGAGAAGTTGAAGGTGGTGCCCGAACCATCCGAACGGTGGACCAGGGTGATCTTGCCGTCCGGCAGCTTCACGCCCGGGTTGGCGGCGACGATGGCCGGATCGTTCCAGGTCTTGACCTTGCCCAGGAAGATGTCGGCCAGCAGGGCGCCGCTCAGGCGCAGCTTGCCGCCTTCCAGGCCTTCGATGTTGACCACCGGCACCACGCCGCCGATGGCGGACGGGAACTGGGCCAGGCCGGCCTGGCCCAGCTCTTCGCTGCTCAGCGGCTTGTCCGAGGAACCGAAGTCGACGGTGCCGGCCTTGATCTGGGCGATGCCGCCGCCGGAGCCGATCGACTGGTAGTTGATCTTGGCACCGGTGCTGGCGTTGTAGTCAGCCGACCACTTGGAGACCAGCGGGAAGATGAAGGATGCGCCCGCGCCGGAGACCTCGGCGGTCACCTTGGCACCGGCAGCGGCCGGAGCGGCAGCACCGTCGGCAGCCGGCTGCTGTGCGGCCTGCTTGTCGCCACCGCAGGCCGACAGGCCCAGGGCGATGGCCAGGGAAAGGGCGGCAAGGCCGGCCGAGTGCAGTTTCATGGTCACTCCATAGCGGGGAAGAGCCGACGGGGTCGGCGGATGCGGCTATGAAATGATGTTTTTGTTACAGCCGTATTACGACCATGACAGAGGTGTCCTGGATCACGTTCCGACAAGGGTTTCACAGGGTCGGCCACGATCCGGGAGACCCCCGCAGACCCCGGATCTGCGCACGGTATGACCGGCGGATGGCCTCCGTAGCGTCGAGCTTGCTCGACTGCTCCATGCTCTCGGTAGGTGCGGACCGTTGGTCCGCACACTTCAGCACCCAGCCGAGTCCTTGGCCCTTCGTAGAGTCGAGCTTGCTCGACTAGGGCCGACCAGGAGCAGTCGAGCAAGCTCGACTCTACCCACCCGGGGCAGTCGAGCAAGCTCGACGCCACCGGCAAACGAGAAAGGCGCGAGATCTCGAGGATCTCGCGCCCGGGTGGGATCGGCGGGGGAGAGAGGACCCGCCGATCCCGTTCCTGCGGGGGAACGCGCTTGCTTACTTCAGGTTCTGCGACCAGTAGGTCTCGATCTGGCGGACCAGGCTGTCCGGCAGCGGCACGTAGTCCAGCTGGCGGGCCTGGGCGTCGCCGCTCTTGTAGACCCAGCGGAAGAACTCCTGGGTGGCCTTGCCGTTGGCAGCATTCTTCGGCTTCTTGTGCACCAGGATGAAGTTGGTGGCGGTGATCGGCCAGGACTCGGCGCCCGGGGCGTTGGTCATCACCAGGTAGAAGTCCTTGGCGCTGGCCCAGTCGGCGCTGGCGGCAGCGGCGGCGAACGAGGCGTCGCTCGGCTGCACGAACTTGCCGGCGGCATTCTTCATCGCGGTGTACGACAGCTTGTTCTGCAGTGCGTAGGACAGTTCGACGTAGCCGATGCCGCCCTTGATCTGCTTCACGTAGGCAGCAACGCCTTCGTTGCCCTTGCCGCCGATGCCGGCCGGCCACTGGACCGAGGTGCCTTCACCGACCGAGCTCTTCCACTCCGGGCTGACCTTGGACAGGTAGTTGACGAAGTTGAAGGTGGTGCCCGAACCGTCCGAACGGTGCACGACGGTGATCTTGGCGCTCGGCAGGGTCAGGCCCGGGTTCAGCGCGGCGATGGCCGGGTCGTTCCAGGTCTTGATCTTGCCCAGGAAGATGTTGGCCAGCACGGTGCCGTCCAGCTTCAGCGCGCCCGGAGCGATGCCGG from the Stenotrophomonas maltophilia genome contains:
- the pstS gene encoding phosphate ABC transporter substrate-binding protein PstS, whose translation is MKLHSAGLAALSLAIALGLSACGGDKQAAQQPAADGAAAPAAAGAKVTAEVSGAGASFIFPLVSKWSADYNASTGAKINYQSIGSGGGIAQIKAGTVDFGSSDKPLSSEELGQAGLAQFPSAIGGVVPVVNIEGLEGGKLRLSGALLADIFLGKVKTWNDPAIVAANPGVKLPDGKITLVHRSDGSGTTFNFSNYLSKVSPDWKAKVGEGTSVQWPDGVGGKGNEGVASYVKQIKGSIGYVELAYALQNGMPYTAMQNAAGNWVEPSAETFAAAAASADWASAKDFNLVITNAPGDQAWPITATNFMLMQKQPKDAKRNQDTLAFFKWAFENGQAQANELHYVPLPAELVKQIEAYWATDLK
- the pstS gene encoding phosphate ABC transporter substrate-binding protein PstS codes for the protein MIHAFKSRVAVAVFAASSVFAANAAEITGAGASFIYPVMSKWSADYNAATSNKVNYQSIGSGGGIAQIKAKTVDFGSSDAPLKPEELAASGLAQFPSVIGGVVPVVNVAGIAPGALKLDGTVLANIFLGKIKTWNDPAIAALNPGLTLPSAKITVVHRSDGSGTTFNFVNYLSKVSPEWKSSVGEGTSVQWPAGIGGKGNEGVAAYVKQIKGGIGYVELSYALQNKLSYTAMKNAAGKFVQPSDASFAAAAASADWASAKDFYLVMTNAPGAESWPITATNFILVHKKPKNAANGKATQEFFRWVYKSGDAQARQLDYVPLPDSLVRQIETYWSQNLK